In Gemmatimonadaceae bacterium, one genomic interval encodes:
- the thrC gene encoding threonine synthase: MRCSRCAAEVSADSHHVDCPACGGLLEVIAPPPDVRFDALRRVFSERRGAVAGRDASGVWRYRELLAACAEDVVTFPEGNTPLVHAGSASRWAGCPALRVKHEGLNPTGSFKDRGMTVGMSHARHVRARAVACASTGNTAASLAAYAARAGIPAFVFIPAGKVATGKLAQALAYGAQTLLVRGDFDACLSLARTAAHELGVYLLNSINPYRLEGQKTIVIEMLEQCGWQSPDWIALPAGNLGNTAAFGMALVAARDAGLIEQLPRLLAVQADGAAPFARAFAGGFASLQRVTPNTVATAINIGDPASYDRAVRSIRETNGVVISVSDDEILEAKAAIDAAGIGCEPASAASVAGVRRMVADGTIAPGEDVVCVLTGHLLKDPEAVVRNPARSNQLHEVDATIDAVRLVMGLD, translated from the coding sequence ATGCGGTGCTCGCGATGCGCCGCCGAAGTTTCCGCGGACTCGCATCACGTCGACTGTCCCGCATGCGGCGGCCTGCTCGAAGTCATCGCTCCGCCGCCCGATGTTCGCTTCGACGCGCTACGCCGGGTGTTCTCCGAGCGCCGCGGGGCGGTTGCGGGACGCGACGCATCCGGTGTCTGGCGGTACCGCGAATTACTGGCCGCGTGCGCCGAGGACGTCGTCACGTTCCCCGAGGGGAACACGCCGCTGGTACACGCGGGGAGCGCGTCGCGTTGGGCAGGATGTCCGGCGCTTCGGGTCAAACACGAAGGCCTCAATCCCACCGGCTCCTTCAAAGATCGCGGCATGACCGTCGGCATGTCGCACGCGCGACATGTGCGCGCGCGCGCCGTTGCCTGCGCATCAACCGGGAATACCGCTGCGTCGCTTGCCGCGTACGCGGCGCGCGCGGGAATTCCTGCGTTCGTGTTCATCCCAGCCGGCAAAGTGGCCACGGGCAAACTGGCGCAGGCGCTCGCCTATGGGGCGCAAACGCTCCTCGTGCGCGGCGACTTCGACGCGTGCCTGTCGCTTGCCCGCACCGCGGCGCACGAGCTCGGCGTCTACCTGCTCAATTCGATCAATCCGTATCGTCTCGAGGGACAGAAGACCATCGTGATCGAGATGCTCGAGCAATGCGGTTGGCAGTCGCCCGATTGGATCGCGCTGCCGGCGGGGAACCTGGGCAACACGGCCGCATTTGGTATGGCCCTGGTCGCGGCGCGGGACGCGGGATTGATCGAGCAGCTGCCGCGCCTGCTCGCCGTCCAAGCCGATGGCGCGGCGCCGTTCGCTCGCGCGTTCGCTGGCGGCTTCGCATCGCTCCAGCGCGTCACGCCTAACACAGTGGCGACGGCGATCAACATCGGGGATCCGGCGTCGTACGATCGCGCTGTCCGATCGATTCGAGAAACGAACGGTGTCGTGATCAGCGTGAGCGACGACGAGATTCTCGAGGCCAAGGCCGCGATCGACGCGGCCGGGATCGGATGCGAGCCAGCGAGCGCGGCCTCGGTCGCAGGAGTGCGCCGAATGGTCGCGGACGGTACCATCGCGCCGGGCGAAGACGTCGTCTGTGTGCTGACGGGTCACCTGCTCAAGGATCCGGAGGCAGTCGTCAGGAACCCGGCCCGGTCTAACCAGCTTCATGAGGTCGACGCGACGATCGACGCTGTGCGTCTCGTTATGGGGCTGGATTGA
- a CDS encoding energy transducer TonB, with the protein MRLTFCLALAAIVGAGALPAQAGLVQENGTGRPVSYRRACQSPKIEMIDAQLASGQESAALPATYLRHLNDAVFFYFSPVEWRTPRFAVAQFTLHRDGRITASRLVTPSGMADFDSALTNAIASAASTRSIAPIPAAVTADTLVVSLYAGRHANGDSKPYLEKRTTCPAWPLGNNPQPRYPPDMQSQDVRGFVRVQFMVNEDGTLDENSVQVLQTSGDPFTEAVRAVLPNLKYEPASVQGTKIRQLTEQTFTFGFVNNHPAP; encoded by the coding sequence ATGCGACTCACCTTCTGTCTCGCGCTTGCCGCGATCGTCGGCGCCGGCGCACTTCCCGCGCAAGCCGGGCTGGTCCAGGAGAACGGTACCGGACGCCCCGTGTCCTACCGCCGGGCATGCCAGAGTCCCAAGATCGAGATGATCGATGCCCAGCTCGCGAGTGGCCAGGAGAGCGCCGCGCTGCCGGCGACGTATCTGCGCCATCTCAACGACGCGGTCTTTTTCTATTTCAGCCCGGTCGAGTGGCGCACGCCGCGGTTCGCCGTCGCCCAATTCACGCTGCATCGCGACGGCCGCATCACGGCGAGCCGGTTGGTCACGCCATCGGGCATGGCGGATTTCGACAGCGCGCTGACCAACGCGATCGCATCGGCGGCGTCGACGCGATCGATCGCCCCGATTCCAGCCGCGGTCACAGCAGACACGCTGGTGGTGTCGCTGTATGCCGGTCGTCACGCCAACGGCGACAGCAAGCCGTACCTCGAGAAGCGCACCACGTGTCCGGCGTGGCCGCTCGGCAACAATCCGCAGCCGCGTTATCCGCCCGACATGCAGTCGCAAGACGTGCGCGGGTTCGTGCGCGTGCAGTTCATGGTGAACGAAGATGGGACGTTGGACGAGAATTCGGTGCAGGTACTGCAGACGTCCGGCGATCCGTTCACGGAAGCCGTGCGCGCCGTGCTGCCGAATCTCAAGTATGAGCCGGCCAGCGTGCAGGGCACCAAGATTCGCCAACTCACCGAGCAGACGTTCACGTTCGGTTTCGTGAACAACCATCCTGCCCCGTAG
- a CDS encoding rhodanese-like domain-containing protein, with translation MFLRRFYEDHIAQASYLLGSESTGEAVVVDPNRDVEQYVAAAASEGMRITHVTETHIHADFVSGSRELAERTGATLLLSSAGDPSWQYAFARQSGARLLGDGDRFEVGAVRVDAMHTPGHTPEHLTFLITDTASADRPMAAITGDFVFVGDVGRPDLLERAAKVAGTMESGAHELFRALQRFKTLPDYLQLWPGHGAGSACGKALGAMPQSTLGYERLFNWGLAEEDELRFVATVLDGQPEPPAYFATMKRVNREGPLVLGGLPHPERLGAARLKPALDGGATVIDTRHAADFAAGHVPGTINIPLNRSFATWAGSLLPLDRPCHVIVDDEDAPLLAARAARVLALIGFDHIGGYFGAESIDEWHASSGALQTVPTLTASELRSRLAEGGVTVIDVRNDHEWQAGHLHGAQWIPLGSLAQRADELPRTGTLVVHCQGGARSSIAASLLLAAGRPHVANLAGGFSEWAAGGFPVER, from the coding sequence GTGTTTTTGCGCCGGTTCTACGAGGATCACATCGCCCAGGCCAGCTACCTGCTGGGCTCCGAGTCCACCGGCGAGGCGGTGGTGGTGGATCCGAATCGCGACGTCGAACAGTACGTGGCCGCGGCGGCTTCCGAAGGCATGCGCATCACGCACGTCACCGAAACGCACATTCATGCCGATTTCGTGTCCGGGAGCCGCGAGCTCGCCGAACGCACCGGAGCCACGCTGTTGCTCTCGTCGGCCGGCGATCCCTCGTGGCAGTATGCGTTCGCACGCCAATCCGGCGCGCGGCTGCTCGGGGACGGCGATCGCTTCGAGGTCGGCGCCGTCCGAGTCGACGCGATGCACACGCCGGGACACACGCCCGAGCATCTCACGTTTCTCATCACCGACACGGCCAGCGCCGATCGCCCGATGGCGGCGATCACCGGCGACTTCGTGTTCGTCGGCGACGTTGGACGTCCCGACCTGCTCGAGCGCGCCGCCAAGGTGGCGGGTACGATGGAATCGGGCGCGCATGAGTTGTTCCGCGCGCTGCAGCGGTTCAAGACCCTGCCCGACTATCTGCAACTCTGGCCCGGACACGGCGCCGGCTCGGCCTGCGGCAAAGCGTTAGGCGCGATGCCGCAATCCACGTTGGGCTACGAGCGGTTGTTCAACTGGGGACTGGCCGAGGAGGACGAGCTGCGCTTCGTGGCCACGGTGCTCGACGGACAACCGGAGCCGCCGGCCTACTTCGCGACGATGAAGCGCGTCAACCGGGAGGGCCCGCTCGTGTTAGGCGGGCTGCCCCACCCCGAACGCCTCGGCGCCGCGCGACTCAAGCCCGCCCTCGATGGAGGCGCGACGGTCATCGACACCCGACACGCCGCCGACTTCGCAGCCGGCCATGTGCCGGGCACGATCAACATTCCGCTCAACCGCTCGTTCGCCACCTGGGCGGGATCGCTGCTGCCGTTGGACCGGCCATGTCACGTCATCGTCGACGACGAGGACGCACCGCTGCTCGCCGCGCGGGCCGCGCGCGTGCTGGCCCTCATCGGATTCGATCACATCGGCGGGTATTTCGGCGCCGAATCGATCGACGAGTGGCATGCATCGAGCGGCGCGCTCCAAACGGTGCCGACGCTCACTGCGTCGGAGCTGCGTTCACGCCTGGCGGAGGGTGGCGTCACGGTGATCGATGTCCGCAACGACCACGAATGGCAGGCGGGCCATCTGCACGGTGCGCAGTGGATCCCGCTCGGATCGCTCGCGCAGCGCGCCGACGAGCTGCCCCGCACCGGCACGCTTGTGGTGCACTGCCAGGGCGGCGCCCGCTCGTCGATCGCCGCGAGCCTGCTGCTGGCGGCGGGGCGGCCGCACGTGGCCAATCTGGCCGGCGGGTTCTCGGAGTGGGCCGCGGGCGGCTTCCCGGTGGAGCGCTAA
- a CDS encoding S41 family peptidase has translation MTHPFRRAAIVGVALLPLAASAFIVESARERSGPHLFDEVLSLVSDRFVDTVSSAALYEKAARGLVRELQDPYAALYSPKELQDFTRMTGGRYGGLGMLVEDQEGTIVVTKVYPHTPAEGAGVHEGDRIVGVDQQSTRGMKLVQVTDLLKGTPGTTVKVSFARPGTQAALDLTLTRAVIRIPAVPFAIMFDGKVGYIPLQQFNETSANEFADAVRRLSREGARGIVIDLRGNGGGIVDQAIAISNLFLRNGQQIASVRARGGDTQVYTAKGDPVAPTIPLVVLTDGYTASASEIVAGALQDHDRALLLGTTSFGKGLVQSLFPLDGGWALKLTTAKWYTPSGRSIQKERKFIDGRLIDEPDSVESDSARRARPMYKSDAGRVVYGGGGITPDVVVRPDTLDSTEQEFVKAVTPKSQEFYVTLYNYAFDLKDKVRPDFSVSPAWRDEFYKRLTAAGVSLDRGLYDRASSEVDRLLGDRVARLAFGDSTAKRRELGDDVQLERAIDIIRKGQTQADLLATASASH, from the coding sequence ATGACGCACCCATTTCGTCGAGCCGCCATCGTCGGCGTCGCATTGCTGCCCCTGGCCGCGAGCGCGTTCATCGTGGAATCTGCGCGCGAGCGCAGCGGTCCACATCTGTTCGATGAAGTGTTGTCGCTCGTGTCCGACCGCTTCGTGGACACCGTGAGCAGCGCCGCGCTCTACGAGAAGGCGGCGCGCGGTCTCGTGCGTGAGCTGCAGGATCCGTATGCCGCGCTCTATTCGCCGAAAGAGCTGCAGGATTTCACGCGCATGACGGGCGGCCGGTATGGCGGTCTCGGGATGTTGGTTGAAGATCAGGAAGGCACGATCGTCGTGACCAAGGTCTACCCGCATACGCCGGCGGAAGGCGCGGGGGTGCACGAGGGCGATCGCATCGTCGGGGTCGACCAGCAGTCGACGCGCGGCATGAAGCTCGTGCAGGTCACGGACCTGCTCAAAGGGACGCCGGGGACGACGGTGAAGGTGTCGTTCGCGCGTCCGGGCACGCAGGCGGCGCTGGATCTCACGTTGACGCGCGCGGTGATTCGCATTCCCGCGGTGCCGTTCGCGATCATGTTCGACGGCAAGGTCGGCTACATTCCGCTGCAGCAGTTCAACGAGACGTCGGCCAATGAGTTCGCGGACGCGGTGCGTCGCCTCTCGCGAGAAGGGGCGCGGGGCATCGTGATCGATCTGCGCGGCAACGGCGGCGGGATCGTCGACCAGGCGATTGCGATCAGCAACCTGTTCTTGCGCAACGGCCAGCAGATTGCGAGCGTGCGGGCGCGCGGCGGCGACACGCAGGTTTATACGGCGAAGGGCGATCCCGTGGCGCCGACGATTCCGTTGGTGGTGCTCACGGATGGCTACACGGCGTCCGCCAGCGAGATCGTGGCCGGCGCGCTGCAGGACCACGACCGCGCGCTTCTGTTAGGCACGACGTCGTTCGGGAAGGGGCTCGTGCAGTCGTTGTTCCCGCTCGACGGCGGGTGGGCGCTCAAGCTGACCACGGCCAAGTGGTACACGCCGAGCGGCCGGTCGATTCAGAAGGAGCGCAAGTTCATCGATGGCCGGTTGATCGACGAACCCGACTCGGTGGAGAGCGATTCGGCCCGCCGCGCGCGGCCGATGTACAAGAGCGATGCGGGACGCGTGGTGTACGGCGGCGGCGGCATCACGCCGGATGTGGTGGTGCGACCGGATACGCTCGACAGCACGGAGCAGGAGTTCGTGAAGGCAGTGACGCCGAAGTCGCAGGAGTTCTATGTCACGCTCTATAACTACGCGTTCGATCTCAAGGACAAGGTGCGCCCCGACTTCTCCGTTAGCCCGGCGTGGCGGGACGAGTTCTACAAGCGCCTTACGGCCGCCGGCGTCTCGCTGGATCGCGGGCTGTACGACCGTGCCTCGAGCGAAGTGGATCGCCTGCTGGGCGATCGCGTGGCGCGGCTGGCGTTCGGCGATTCCACGGCCAAGCGGCGCGAGCTGGGCGACGACGTGCAGTTGGAGCGCGCCATCGACATCATCCGCAAGGGACAGACGCAAGCCGACCTTCTCGCCACCGCGTCGGCCTCGCACTGA
- a CDS encoding protein tyrosine phosphatase family protein: protein MSSTTLDSVLANVPYGTCPLPGIGAAGQPRANDWQALADAGVRTIVDLRPETEPHGHDEPAAVRAAGMTYVTLPVTQFTLGDAQFDALRELLRDPARRPIVVHCASSNRVGALLLPYFALDEGRPLEQALELAVDAGLRSQDLASMAVDYVRRHAASA from the coding sequence GTGAGCAGTACGACGCTGGACTCCGTTCTCGCGAATGTCCCGTACGGCACCTGTCCGCTTCCCGGAATCGGCGCCGCCGGCCAACCGCGCGCGAACGATTGGCAGGCGCTCGCCGATGCCGGCGTGCGCACGATCGTCGATTTGCGTCCGGAGACCGAGCCGCACGGACACGACGAGCCTGCCGCCGTGCGCGCGGCCGGGATGACGTACGTGACGCTGCCGGTCACGCAGTTCACGTTGGGCGATGCACAGTTCGATGCGCTCCGCGAGCTGTTGCGCGACCCCGCGCGCCGGCCGATCGTGGTGCACTGCGCATCATCGAATCGCGTCGGCGCATTGCTGTTGCCGTATTTCGCGTTGGACGAGGGGCGGCCGCTGGAGCAGGCGCTCGAGCTGGCGGTCGACGCGGGACTGCGGAGCCAGGATCTGGCGTCCATGGCCGTGGACTACGTGCGACGCCACGCGGCGTCCGCCTAA
- a CDS encoding serine hydrolase: MPNAVSGRRWTMLPIPAPLVALVLSLHAGCPANPERCVLKNVPPDSVGMSADRLAAISRVADRGLDAHGYPGLTVIVGRHGGLVWEQGYGSVDWNPASPTADPLHTMYDLASLTKVIATTAAIMVLYDEHRIRLDDPVSKYLRAYRRGAKRQVTIRMLLEHRAGLPPGRNVYRRGRPAAVARQMILATPLEYPPDQREVYSDVGADILGFVVEAVSGQRLDAFVQAHVFRPLGMRSTMFRPPRRLRTRVAPTEIASSRGHPLRGEVHDETADALGGVAGNAGLFSTAADLAVFAQMMLDGGTYRGIRIVRDSTVALFTRRAAGWRALGWETCAGGASCGRYMSDLAYGHTGFTGTSIWIDPENDLFVIVLANRMHELPDGRAPESAVLADVRADIADIAELAVADDSVRRDMPAMRADLAIGWTP, from the coding sequence TTGCCCAACGCAGTCAGCGGTCGTCGCTGGACGATGCTCCCGATCCCCGCCCCGCTCGTCGCGCTCGTCCTCTCGCTCCACGCCGGCTGTCCCGCCAACCCCGAGCGCTGCGTGCTGAAGAACGTTCCACCGGATTCGGTCGGGATGTCGGCCGATCGCTTGGCGGCGATCTCGCGCGTCGCCGATCGAGGGTTAGACGCGCACGGCTATCCCGGGCTCACGGTCATCGTTGGGCGGCACGGCGGCCTCGTGTGGGAACAGGGCTACGGCTCTGTCGATTGGAATCCGGCCAGCCCCACGGCGGACCCGTTGCACACGATGTACGATCTCGCGTCGCTCACCAAGGTGATCGCGACGACGGCGGCGATCATGGTCCTGTACGACGAGCATCGCATCCGCCTCGACGATCCGGTGTCGAAGTACCTGCGTGCCTATCGCCGCGGCGCCAAACGGCAGGTGACGATCCGCATGCTGCTCGAGCATCGCGCGGGCCTGCCGCCGGGTCGCAACGTGTACCGGCGCGGACGACCGGCGGCGGTTGCGCGGCAGATGATTCTGGCGACGCCGCTCGAGTATCCGCCCGACCAGCGCGAGGTGTATTCGGACGTCGGCGCCGACATCCTGGGCTTCGTGGTCGAGGCGGTGAGCGGGCAGCGGCTCGATGCATTCGTGCAGGCCCACGTCTTTCGCCCGTTAGGCATGCGGTCGACGATGTTCCGCCCGCCGCGCCGCCTGCGCACGCGCGTCGCGCCGACGGAGATCGCGTCCAGCCGCGGGCATCCACTTCGCGGCGAAGTGCACGACGAGACGGCTGACGCGTTAGGCGGTGTGGCGGGCAACGCCGGACTCTTCTCGACCGCCGCCGACCTTGCCGTGTTCGCCCAGATGATGCTCGACGGCGGCACCTACCGCGGGATCCGCATCGTCCGCGACTCGACCGTCGCGCTGTTCACGCGCCGCGCCGCGGGCTGGCGCGCGTTGGGATGGGAAACCTGCGCCGGCGGCGCGAGCTGCGGCCGCTACATGAGCGACCTCGCGTACGGCCACACCGGGTTCACCGGCACGTCCATCTGGATCGACCCCGAGAACGACCTGTTCGTCATCGTCCTCGCGAATCGCATGCACGAGCTGCCGGATGGACGCGCGCCGGAGTCGGCGGTGCTGGCCGACGTTCGCGCCGACATCGCCGACATCGCCGAGCTCGCGGTCGCCGACGACAGCGTCCGCCGCGACATGCCCGCCATGCGGGCCGACCTCGCGATCGGCTGGACGCCGTGA
- a CDS encoding aspartate aminotransferase family protein yields the protein MTEIASPAWLAGEKSREIFDAEQEFLAPGAQSFALFSKICIDHGEGALLFDVDGNRYIDLMAGIGVASLGYAHPRYVAALQKQISRIHVGSFTSENRSVLVRMLAELAPGDVNRTQFYSSGAEAVESALRLAKSYTGKDEFVGFWGGFHGKTAGVLPLLGSTFKHGLGPLMPGRYSSPYASCSRCPFEKNFPACDWACVDFLRKKIELETAGNIAAIIVEPIQGTAGNIVPPIGFLKALRELADELDALLIADEMITGFGRTGKMWGVEHEGIVPDIMSVGKGFGGGFPMSGLLIRDEVAFAKPWANPSGSSSSYGGNPMAAAAARATLETILEENLVAHSRDLGEKMMTEMQKWESEIPIVSDVRGRGLMIGMDLVVPGTRTLLDKKITRWIFDTLLSRGVLAMIYNPEVRINPPLVIPEDLAMDALATMKDVLTEAADMAVRS from the coding sequence GTGACGGAAATAGCATCACCCGCGTGGCTTGCCGGTGAGAAATCCAGAGAAATTTTTGACGCGGAGCAGGAGTTTCTTGCGCCAGGTGCGCAGAGCTTCGCGTTGTTCAGCAAAATTTGCATCGACCATGGCGAAGGCGCGTTGCTGTTCGATGTCGACGGAAACCGCTACATCGACCTCATGGCGGGCATCGGCGTGGCGAGTCTCGGCTACGCGCATCCGCGGTACGTGGCCGCTCTCCAGAAACAGATCTCGCGGATCCACGTCGGCAGCTTCACGTCGGAGAATCGCTCCGTGCTCGTGCGCATGCTCGCCGAGCTCGCACCAGGCGATGTGAATCGCACGCAGTTCTATTCGAGCGGCGCCGAGGCGGTGGAGTCCGCCCTGCGACTCGCCAAGTCGTACACGGGCAAAGATGAATTCGTGGGCTTCTGGGGCGGCTTCCACGGCAAGACCGCGGGCGTGCTTCCCCTGTTGGGCAGCACCTTCAAGCACGGACTCGGCCCGCTCATGCCGGGCCGGTATTCGTCGCCCTACGCCTCGTGCTCGCGCTGCCCGTTCGAGAAAAACTTCCCGGCGTGCGATTGGGCGTGCGTCGATTTCCTGCGCAAGAAGATCGAGCTGGAAACGGCGGGCAACATTGCCGCCATCATCGTCGAGCCGATCCAGGGGACAGCCGGCAACATCGTACCGCCCATTGGATTCCTGAAGGCGTTGCGCGAGCTCGCTGACGAGTTGGATGCGCTGCTCATTGCCGACGAGATGATCACGGGCTTCGGCCGCACGGGCAAAATGTGGGGCGTCGAGCACGAAGGGATCGTCCCGGACATCATGAGCGTGGGCAAGGGATTCGGCGGCGGGTTTCCCATGAGCGGCTTGCTCATTCGCGATGAAGTCGCCTTCGCGAAGCCGTGGGCCAATCCGAGCGGCAGCTCGTCGAGTTACGGCGGCAACCCGATGGCGGCCGCGGCGGCGCGCGCCACGCTCGAAACGATCCTCGAGGAGAACCTCGTAGCCCACAGCCGCGATCTCGGCGAGAAGATGATGACCGAGATGCAGAAGTGGGAAAGCGAGATTCCGATCGTGAGCGACGTGCGCGGACGCGGGCTCATGATCGGCATGGACCTCGTGGTCCCCGGCACGCGGACGCTGCTCGACAAGAAGATCACGCGGTGGATCTTCGACACGCTGCTGTCGCGGGGCGTGCTGGCGATGATCTACAACCCCGAGGTGCGCATCAATCCGCCGTTAGTCATTCCGGAAGACCTGGCGATGGATGCGTTGGCCACCATGAAGGACGTGTTGACGGAGGCAGCGGACATGGCGGTGCGCAGTTGA
- a CDS encoding Gfo/Idh/MocA family oxidoreductase, which produces MRPTPTSATRIGELTPHPSAPGHIPAPRVYRGAVIGLGGIARNAHLPGFERDPLVSTRFKIVATMDGGPGVAPMPNVAHFTRLDAMRDAGHIDFVDICTPTASHLEITLWALEQGYHVMCEKPVALNRAEAARISSAARAAGRVVMPCHQYRYNPVWLKVREWLHHGAIGRWHLAEFQVHRMMADRGTGAATETPWRGLAEHSRGGVLLDHGTHLIYQMLDAAGMPESVRAWTGQLRHSDYDVEDSAQLLFEYPERLGVMFLTWAARHRENRVRFVGEHGAIEWVGGILRLEREGEVTSYDYSAELDKSSYPGWFAGLFGAFASAMDTGAAEPHLEDIRNVAAVLEAAYRSAASGCRVSDL; this is translated from the coding sequence TTGAGACCGACGCCGACGTCCGCGACGCGGATTGGCGAGCTCACTCCACATCCATCGGCGCCGGGACACATCCCGGCGCCGCGCGTCTATCGGGGCGCGGTCATCGGCCTGGGCGGTATCGCGCGCAACGCGCATCTGCCGGGGTTCGAGCGCGATCCGTTAGTCAGCACGCGGTTCAAGATCGTCGCGACCATGGACGGCGGTCCGGGCGTCGCACCGATGCCGAACGTTGCGCACTTCACCCGGCTCGATGCGATGCGCGACGCGGGGCACATCGATTTCGTGGACATCTGCACGCCCACGGCATCGCATCTCGAGATCACGCTGTGGGCGCTCGAGCAGGGCTATCACGTAATGTGCGAGAAGCCGGTGGCGTTGAATCGCGCCGAAGCGGCCCGCATCTCGTCGGCTGCGCGCGCAGCCGGTCGCGTCGTGATGCCGTGCCACCAGTACCGGTACAACCCCGTGTGGCTCAAAGTGCGCGAATGGCTGCACCACGGCGCCATTGGACGCTGGCATCTGGCGGAGTTCCAGGTGCATCGCATGATGGCCGACCGCGGGACGGGCGCCGCGACCGAGACGCCGTGGCGCGGCCTCGCCGAGCACAGTCGCGGCGGCGTGCTGCTCGACCACGGGACGCATCTCATCTACCAGATGCTCGATGCCGCGGGAATGCCCGAGTCGGTGCGCGCATGGACGGGACAGCTGCGCCACTCCGATTACGACGTCGAGGACAGCGCGCAACTCCTGTTCGAGTATCCGGAGCGGTTAGGCGTGATGTTCCTCACCTGGGCGGCGCGGCACCGCGAGAACCGCGTGCGGTTCGTCGGCGAGCACGGCGCGATCGAATGGGTGGGCGGCATTCTGCGCCTCGAGCGCGAGGGCGAGGTGACGTCCTACGATTATTCGGCGGAGTTGGACAAGTCGTCGTATCCCGGGTGGTTTGCCGGATTGTTCGGCGCCTTCGCCAGCGCCATGGACACGGGAGCGGCCGAGCCGCATCTCGAGGACATCCGCAATGTGGCGGCGGTGCTCGAGGCGGCGTACCGGTCCGCGGCGAGCGGCTGCCGGGTCAGCGACCTGTAG
- a CDS encoding ATP-binding cassette domain-containing protein: MHDTPDAIRTLALRKVYPAPGTRRGREVRPDIVALIGLDLAVRDGEFFGLLGPNGAGKTTTIGILTTRVKPTSGTATVAGADVVANEVVVRQRIGVVPQRPNPDRSLNVRENLVFHAAYFGIARSVAARRAVELLTQLGIADKAEAKVDQLSGGQQQRLMIARALIHEPRVLFLDEPTVGLDPQARHDLWDILRGLHAEGRTIIMTTHYMEEADLLCERVAIMHQGRLLALDTPRLLKSRAPGGTLIELVLDGDATAAAARVRMLPGVASAETLGAVLRIYSDRGGEIIPILIQTAGAEGREVRDIHLSPPSLETLFISLTGRKLD; encoded by the coding sequence ATGCACGACACACCGGACGCCATCCGCACGCTCGCGCTGCGCAAAGTGTATCCTGCTCCGGGCACGCGGCGCGGCCGCGAGGTGCGACCCGACATCGTCGCCCTCATCGGACTCGATCTCGCCGTGCGCGATGGCGAGTTTTTCGGCTTGCTGGGTCCGAACGGCGCCGGCAAGACGACGACGATCGGGATCCTCACCACACGCGTGAAGCCCACGAGCGGCACGGCGACGGTTGCCGGCGCCGATGTCGTCGCGAACGAGGTGGTCGTCCGCCAGCGCATCGGCGTGGTGCCGCAGCGGCCGAATCCGGATCGCAGCCTGAACGTGCGCGAGAATCTCGTCTTCCATGCCGCCTACTTCGGCATCGCGCGATCGGTGGCGGCGCGCCGGGCCGTCGAGTTGCTCACGCAGTTAGGCATCGCCGACAAGGCCGAGGCGAAGGTGGATCAACTGTCGGGCGGCCAGCAGCAGCGGCTCATGATCGCGCGCGCCCTCATCCACGAACCACGCGTGCTCTTCCTCGACGAGCCCACCGTGGGCCTCGACCCCCAGGCGCGACACGACCTGTGGGACATCCTGCGCGGCCTGCACGCCGAAGGCCGCACGATCATCATGACCACGCACTACATGGAAGAAGCCGACCTGCTGTGTGAACGCGTGGCCATCATGCACCAGGGGCGCCTGTTGGCGCTCGACACGCCGCGGCTGCTCAAATCTCGAGCGCCGGGCGGCACGCTGATCGAGCTCGTCCTCGATGGCGATGCCACCGCCGCCGCGGCGCGCGTGCGTATGCTGCCCGGCGTGGCGAGCGCCGAGACGCTCGGCGCCGTGCTGCGGATTTATTCGGATCGCGGAGGCGAGATCATTCCGATCCTCATTCAAACCGCTGGCGCCGAAGGACGCGAAGTGCGCGACATCCACCTGTCGCCGCCAAGTCTGGAAACGCTGTTCATCTCTCTCACCGGACGAAAACTCGACTGA